In Neisseriaceae bacterium CLB008, one genomic interval encodes:
- the dnaN gene encoding DNA polymerase III subunit beta, with amino-acid sequence MLILQAERDALLKPLQMVTGIVERRHTLPILSNVLIESKGGQTHILATDLEIQIHTLGPTTSTEDFRVTTNAKKLQDILRALPDNALVSLEQADNRMTLKAGKSRFNLQTLPADDFPLLSVGEDITSCFSLPQEAFKQMLSQVQYSMAVQDIRYYLNGLLMQTEGDQLRLVATDGHRLAYVCCTIDAQLPKAEVILPRKTVIELFKLLNQPEEPLTIELLTNQVRLRCGDTVIVSKIIDGKFPDFNRVIPLDNDKIFLVGRTQLLGALERAAILANEKFRGARLQIKPGVLSVVCSNNDQEEAQEEIEIAYQGESLEVGFNIAYLMDVLRNVHVDDLQLAFGDASRSTLFTIPENPNFKYIVMPMRI; translated from the coding sequence ATGCTTATTTTACAAGCTGAACGTGATGCCCTGCTCAAGCCATTGCAAATGGTGACAGGGATTGTGGAGCGTCGCCACACATTGCCCATTTTGTCTAACGTTCTGATTGAGAGCAAAGGCGGTCAAACCCATATTTTGGCCACCGACTTAGAAATTCAAATTCACACCCTAGGCCCCACCACCAGCACCGAAGACTTTCGGGTGACCACCAACGCCAAAAAGCTACAGGACATTTTACGTGCCCTACCCGACAATGCTTTGGTGTCATTGGAACAGGCCGACAACCGCATGACGTTAAAAGCAGGCAAAAGCCGCTTTAACCTACAGACCCTACCGGCCGACGACTTTCCGCTATTGTCAGTAGGTGAAGACATCACTTCTTGCTTTAGCCTGCCGCAAGAAGCGTTCAAGCAAATGTTGTCTCAAGTTCAGTACAGTATGGCCGTGCAAGACATCCGCTACTATTTAAATGGTTTATTGATGCAAACCGAAGGCGACCAGCTGCGCCTAGTGGCCACCGACGGCCACCGCCTAGCCTACGTTTGCTGCACCATCGACGCTCAACTGCCCAAGGCCGAAGTGATTTTGCCGCGTAAAACCGTGATTGAATTATTCAAACTATTGAATCAGCCAGAAGAGCCGCTGACCATTGAATTACTGACCAATCAAGTGCGCCTACGCTGCGGCGACACCGTGATCGTGAGTAAAATCATCGACGGTAAATTCCCAGACTTTAACCGCGTCATCCCTTTGGATAACGACAAAATCTTCTTGGTGGGCCGCACCCAGCTATTAGGCGCCTTAGAACGGGCCGCTATTTTGGCCAACGAAAAATTCCGCGGCGCGCGCTTACAGATCAAGCCCGGCGTATTAAGCGTGGTGTGTAGCAATAACGATCAAGAAGAAGCCCAAGAAGAAATCGAAATCGCCTATCAAGGCGAAAGTTTAGAAGTAGGCTTTAACATTGCCTACTTAATGGACGTGTTACGTAACGTCCACGTGGATGACCTACAGTTGGCCTTTGGCGATGCCTCACGCTCAACCTTGTTCACCATCCCTGAAAATCCAAACTTTAAATACATCGTGATGCCGATGCGCATTTAA